A section of the Elusimicrobiota bacterium genome encodes:
- a CDS encoding Gfo/Idh/MocA family oxidoreductase: protein MEKLKGALVGYGAVAHNAHAPALRGRSDLAIAAVADADPERLRLAEESFPGARPYPSLEALLESETNLDFLDLATPPWLHGRQVLSALERGLHVLCEKPLTLDTTEFRRVAETARRRDRAVFTVHNWGCAPIWAKAAALSAEGALGEIRHAELHAVRTKPSVAAGPGDWRTDANLAGGGILVDHGWHNLYLLKRVLFPGLDAPGPVETAAFFHRPAPTAAESEATVFYRFPAATALLHLTWRGTFRSNWAVFHGTRAVLEMRDDHLLLRQGAQEEQRLDFPEKLSAGSAHPEWFASLLPDFCAEMRDPARRGRNLAEAGFVLDLIRRAYDGGRKPRAAEAVHP from the coding sequence ATGGAAAAACTCAAGGGGGCGCTGGTCGGCTACGGGGCGGTGGCGCACAACGCCCACGCCCCCGCCCTGCGCGGCCGTTCGGATCTGGCCATCGCCGCGGTCGCGGACGCCGACCCGGAGCGTCTGCGCCTGGCCGAGGAGTCCTTCCCGGGAGCGCGGCCCTACCCCAGCCTCGAGGCCCTGCTCGAATCCGAGACCAACCTGGATTTCCTGGACTTGGCCACGCCGCCCTGGCTGCACGGCCGGCAGGTCCTCAGCGCGCTGGAGCGGGGCCTGCACGTGCTCTGCGAGAAGCCCCTGACCCTCGACACCACCGAATTCCGGCGCGTCGCCGAGACCGCGCGGCGCCGGGACCGCGCGGTCTTCACCGTGCACAACTGGGGCTGCGCGCCCATCTGGGCCAAGGCCGCGGCCCTCTCGGCCGAGGGCGCCTTGGGCGAGATCCGCCACGCCGAGCTCCACGCCGTGCGCACCAAGCCCTCCGTCGCCGCGGGCCCCGGCGACTGGCGCACCGACGCCAACTTGGCCGGAGGCGGCATCCTGGTGGACCACGGCTGGCACAACCTCTACCTCCTCAAGCGGGTCCTCTTCCCCGGCCTGGACGCGCCCGGGCCGGTGGAGACAGCGGCATTCTTCCATCGGCCGGCGCCCACGGCGGCGGAGAGCGAGGCCACCGTCTTCTACCGCTTCCCCGCGGCCACGGCCCTGCTGCATCTGACCTGGCGGGGGACCTTCCGCTCCAACTGGGCCGTCTTCCATGGCACGCGGGCCGTCCTGGAGATGCGCGACGACCATCTGCTGCTCCGCCAGGGAGCGCAGGAAGAGCAGCGCCTCGATTTCCCCGAGAAGCTCTCCGCCGGCTCGGCCCACCCGGAGTGGTTCGCCTCCCTCTTGCCCGACTTCTGCGCCGAGATGCGGGACCCCGCGCGGCGCGGCCGCAACCTCGCGGAGGCCGGCTTCGTGCTGGACCTCATCCGCCGGGCCTACGACGGCGGGCGCAAGCCACGCGCCGCGGAGGCGGTCCATCCGTAA
- a CDS encoding CDP-alcohol phosphatidyltransferase family protein — protein MLSDAILWVSNPSLLSHRVGGMTVLERQLHTLSRAGLRRVWVSADQVTKAAAGLRRPAGLEVFWISRSIGGAAPQCQPPYVVVSGSHFLRVETLAHIVCHPGDAHTAYLDDRQASVVQVVPTRDDAAAPCRNQPLPAGASISLQHPIQDALTVEWLLATGTKSQDGFMARHFDRHISLGISRSLLETAISPNMMTILSSLVGLLGTSFFLFHTWGAHMAGAALVWLHSVLDGCDGELARIRFQESPLGADIDFWGDNLVHVSLFGCLAVGFARSDQSVLPLLAGLTATVGILGSASLVYRQRLARRQLPAESPPKNLDSLLARVETILEQRDFIYVLLVLAYFNPDLCCTYAFMWAGAVGVTLFFAMTLYIGRLNREQAFQPHRAG, from the coding sequence ATGCTCAGCGACGCGATCCTCTGGGTCTCCAATCCGTCCCTCCTGTCCCACCGTGTCGGCGGCATGACCGTCCTGGAGCGCCAACTCCACACCCTGAGCCGGGCCGGCCTGCGCCGAGTGTGGGTCTCCGCCGATCAGGTGACGAAAGCCGCCGCCGGGCTAAGGCGCCCCGCGGGCCTGGAGGTCTTCTGGATCAGCCGCAGTATCGGCGGCGCGGCGCCGCAGTGCCAGCCTCCCTATGTGGTGGTTTCCGGCAGCCATTTCCTCCGGGTCGAGACCCTCGCCCACATCGTCTGCCATCCGGGCGACGCCCACACGGCCTACCTCGACGACCGCCAAGCCTCCGTGGTCCAAGTCGTGCCGACCCGGGACGACGCCGCCGCACCCTGCCGCAACCAGCCGCTGCCAGCGGGCGCCAGCATATCCCTGCAGCATCCCATCCAGGACGCCCTCACCGTGGAATGGCTGTTGGCCACGGGGACCAAGAGCCAGGACGGGTTCATGGCGCGCCACTTCGATCGCCACATCTCTTTGGGCATCTCCCGCTCGCTTCTGGAGACCGCGATCTCGCCCAACATGATGACGATCCTGAGCAGCCTGGTCGGCCTGCTGGGAACGTCTTTCTTCCTCTTCCACACCTGGGGCGCCCACATGGCCGGCGCGGCCCTGGTCTGGCTGCACTCCGTCCTGGACGGCTGCGACGGCGAGCTCGCCCGCATCCGCTTCCAGGAGAGCCCCCTGGGCGCGGACATCGACTTCTGGGGCGACAACCTCGTGCACGTGTCCCTGTTCGGCTGCCTGGCCGTGGGCTTCGCCCGCTCCGACCAGAGCGTCCTGCCGCTGCTGGCCGGGCTGACCGCCACGGTCGGCATACTCGGCTCCGCGAGTCTGGTGTACCGCCAGCGGCTGGCGCGCCGCCAGCTCCCTGCGGAATCACCGCCGAAGAACCTCGACTCTTTGCTCGCGCGCGTGGAGACCATCCTGGAGCAGCGCGATTTCATATACGTGCTCCTGGTCCTGGCCTATTTCAATCCCGACCTGTGCTGCACTTACGCTTTCATGTGGGCCGGCGCCGTCGGGGTCACGCTCTTCTTCGCCATGACGCTCTACATCGGGAGGCTCAATCGTGAACAAGCATTCCAACCGCATCGCGCCGGCTAA
- the pilM gene encoding type IV pilus assembly protein PilM, whose protein sequence is MLKKLKGLSAALTGSRYVLAVDVGSYAIKIALIMEEDGGLALKAWSHLPLTIKPEASPEEKKVQTINALRAFLVEKGLKVKEAVTALSGNSVIVRYVKFPRLTKSELSATLASEAEPFIPFDINEVQLGFHILDDIVEDGLKKMETVLVAAKKDLVAARLEILQGAGLVPTIIDVDSFALENIHERLRDPKAAGGATLYLNIGHSVTNLSIIEGGVTRVVRDIFISGSTLTKAIMKGVQVDAAKAEELKKNLGIIVDAAEKEKALAEGNREALGVSQAVTTVAKDLVAEVHRSVDFYLSQGPERAIARIVLAGGSAPLKNLTKHLSAELKVPVSVLEPFACLKRPPADVPASLAPAFAVAVGLALRRNRDWL, encoded by the coding sequence GTGCTGAAGAAACTAAAAGGGCTCAGCGCGGCCCTGACCGGCTCCCGTTATGTCCTGGCGGTCGACGTGGGCAGCTATGCCATCAAGATCGCGCTCATCATGGAGGAAGACGGCGGGCTGGCGCTCAAGGCTTGGAGTCATCTGCCCCTGACCATCAAGCCCGAGGCGAGCCCGGAGGAGAAGAAGGTCCAGACCATCAACGCCCTGCGGGCCTTCCTGGTCGAGAAGGGCCTCAAGGTCAAGGAGGCCGTGACCGCGCTCTCCGGCAATTCCGTCATCGTGCGCTATGTGAAGTTCCCGCGCCTGACCAAGAGCGAGCTTTCCGCCACGCTGGCCAGCGAGGCCGAGCCCTTCATCCCGTTCGACATCAACGAGGTGCAGCTGGGCTTCCACATCCTCGACGACATCGTGGAGGACGGGCTCAAGAAGATGGAGACGGTCCTGGTGGCGGCCAAGAAGGACCTCGTGGCCGCGCGGCTGGAGATCCTGCAGGGCGCGGGGCTCGTGCCCACCATCATCGACGTGGACTCCTTCGCGCTGGAGAACATCCACGAGCGGCTGCGCGATCCCAAGGCCGCGGGCGGGGCCACCCTCTACCTCAACATCGGACACAGCGTGACCAACCTCTCCATCATCGAGGGCGGCGTCACCCGCGTGGTCCGCGACATCTTCATCTCCGGGAGCACCCTGACCAAGGCCATAATGAAGGGGGTGCAGGTCGACGCGGCCAAGGCCGAGGAGCTCAAGAAGAACCTGGGCATCATCGTGGACGCCGCCGAGAAAGAGAAGGCCCTGGCCGAGGGCAACCGGGAGGCGCTGGGCGTGTCCCAGGCGGTGACGACGGTCGCCAAGGACTTGGTGGCCGAGGTCCACCGCTCGGTGGACTTCTACCTGTCCCAGGGGCCGGAGCGGGCCATCGCGCGCATCGTCCTGGCGGGCGGGAGCGCTCCGCTCAAGAACCTCACCAAGCACCTGAGCGCCGAGCTCAAGGTCCCGGTCTCGGTGCTGGAGCCGTTCGCTTGCCTGAAGCGCCCTCCCGCGGACGTGCCGGCGTCTTTGGCTCCCGCCTTCGCGGTGGCGGTCGGCTTGGCGCTGCGGCGCAACAGGGATTGGCTCTGA
- a CDS encoding aspartate aminotransferase family protein, whose product MPAPTNAPAKTFRYVPGPKSKALCDEESKHIAPGLQTIALYSQIALESGHGRHLRDLDGKEYLDFVAGIGVASLGYSHPEYVRIVSEQLQKISVGSFTTPHRANFVKTLATVTPKGLDRIQLYSSGAEAVEAAVRLAKSRTKKYELMGFWGGFHGKTGGILPVLGDSFKHELGPLMPGLYLTPYPNQDHCPFGTKGEHDCAAHCLDFMRETIKRSTAGALAAVIVEPIQGTAGNVIPARGWLKGLRALTKELGALLISDEMITGFGRTGTMWGCDNEQVIPDIMTVGKGLGGGFPVSGVITSTEISQSKPWGNPSGSSSSYGGNPFASAACDAALQIILKEKLVDNSRKMGELLLARLAELKAKSPLIGLARGRGLMIGVELVNPKTRKPLEGALCRELFEECLTRGLLTMSYNPMLRINPPLTITKDEVEHGVAVFGDALAALAGRHGLA is encoded by the coding sequence ATGCCCGCCCCGACCAACGCTCCAGCCAAGACCTTCCGCTACGTCCCGGGCCCCAAATCCAAAGCCCTCTGCGACGAGGAATCCAAGCACATCGCGCCCGGCCTGCAGACCATCGCGCTCTACTCCCAGATCGCCCTGGAGAGCGGCCATGGCCGGCACCTGCGCGACCTCGACGGCAAGGAATACCTGGATTTCGTGGCCGGCATCGGCGTGGCCTCCTTGGGCTACTCCCACCCGGAGTACGTGCGCATCGTCTCCGAGCAGCTCCAGAAGATATCGGTGGGCAGCTTCACCACGCCGCACCGGGCCAACTTCGTCAAGACCCTGGCCACGGTGACCCCCAAGGGTCTCGACCGCATCCAGCTCTACTCCTCGGGCGCCGAAGCCGTCGAGGCCGCGGTGCGCCTGGCCAAGAGCCGCACCAAGAAATACGAGCTCATGGGCTTCTGGGGCGGCTTCCACGGCAAGACCGGCGGCATCCTGCCGGTGCTGGGCGACAGCTTCAAGCACGAGCTCGGCCCCCTGATGCCGGGCCTCTACCTCACCCCCTACCCCAACCAGGACCACTGCCCGTTCGGGACCAAGGGCGAGCACGACTGCGCCGCCCACTGCCTGGACTTCATGCGCGAGACGATCAAGCGCTCCACGGCCGGGGCCTTGGCCGCGGTCATCGTGGAGCCCATCCAGGGCACGGCCGGCAACGTCATCCCCGCCCGGGGCTGGCTCAAGGGCCTGCGCGCGCTGACCAAGGAGCTGGGCGCGCTGCTCATCTCGGATGAGATGATCACGGGCTTCGGCCGCACCGGCACGATGTGGGGCTGCGACAACGAGCAGGTCATCCCGGACATCATGACCGTGGGCAAAGGGCTGGGGGGCGGCTTCCCGGTCTCCGGGGTCATCACCTCCACCGAGATCTCGCAGTCCAAGCCCTGGGGCAACCCCAGCGGCTCCTCGTCGAGCTACGGCGGCAATCCCTTCGCCTCCGCGGCCTGCGACGCGGCCCTGCAGATCATCCTCAAAGAGAAGCTGGTGGACAATTCCCGCAAGATGGGAGAGCTCCTGCTCGCCCGGCTCGCGGAGCTCAAGGCCAAGAGCCCCCTCATCGGCCTGGCGCGCGGACGGGGCCTCATGATCGGCGTGGAGCTCGTCAACCCCAAGACCCGCAAGCCTCTCGAGGGAGCCCTCTGCCGCGAGCTCTTCGAGGAGTGCCTGACCCGGGGACTGCTGACCATGTCCTACAACCCCATGCTGCGCATCAACCCGCCGCTGACCATCACCAAGGACGAGGTGGAGCACGGCGTCGCGGTGTTCGGCGACGCTTTGGCCGCACTGGCCGGGCGCCACGGGCTGGCCTAG
- a CDS encoding PilN domain-containing protein, whose product MIKINLVPKEILAKAQQRQKALQFGLAGAAAAFLIVLASLLFVVRLHRLQGELAIDKAELQRLDAVVAKVKEMEAQAKALRDRLGVIDGLDRGRRTYPYFMSDFVRSIPSGVRVKTLDVSGGGGGQLKLNITAEARTNEDIRTWIHKMEDSGRFTSIELGAMTTQESAAGALRSFTLTAAHTPQL is encoded by the coding sequence ATGATTAAGATCAACCTCGTCCCCAAAGAAATCCTGGCCAAGGCCCAGCAGCGGCAGAAGGCCCTGCAGTTCGGGCTGGCCGGCGCCGCGGCGGCCTTCCTGATCGTGCTGGCCTCTTTATTGTTCGTGGTCCGGCTCCATCGCCTGCAGGGCGAACTCGCGATCGACAAGGCCGAACTCCAGCGGCTGGACGCCGTCGTGGCCAAGGTCAAGGAGATGGAAGCCCAGGCCAAGGCGCTGCGGGACCGGCTTGGGGTCATCGACGGCCTGGACCGCGGCCGGCGCACCTATCCTTACTTCATGAGCGATTTCGTGAGGAGCATCCCGTCCGGCGTGCGGGTCAAGACTTTGGACGTGAGCGGCGGCGGCGGCGGCCAATTGAAGCTCAATATCACGGCGGAGGCCCGCACCAACGAAGACATCCGCACCTGGATCCACAAGATGGAGGATTCGGGAAGGTTCACCAGCATCGAGCTCGGCGCGATGACCACGCAGGAGTCCGCGGCCGGCGCGCTGCGCAGCTTCACTCTGACCGCGGCCCATACGCCCCAACTGTGA
- a CDS encoding inositol-3-phosphate synthase has translation MVNKHSNRIAPAKGRLGVLLPGMGAITSTVIAGLLLARKGKGRLIGSLTQMQTIRLGKRYEHRAPLIKDFIPLAQLSDLVFGGWDLFPDNTYEAALKAGVLDRWTIDPVRKDMEAIRPMTAVWDPAYLKNLKATHFKKGRSKWDLAQQLMADIQKFQKSTGATRLVMLWCGSTEILPAPSPVHESLAAFEKGLRESHPAIPPSMIYAYAALKLGIPYGNGAPNLSVDVPAMTELAEKTGTPIMGKDFKTGQTLMKTTIAPMLKARMLALRGWYSTNILGNRDGEVLDDPGSFKTKEKSKMSVLDTILEPKLYPQLYGKFHHKVRIDYYPPRGDAKEGWDNIDIAGWLDMPMQIKINFLCRDSILAAPIVLDLVLFLDLAKRAGLKGIQEWLSFYFKSPQCRPDLDPEHDIFIQHLKLKNTLRLLMDEEVLDHSGLDYYDPEKGLPTPAPAAKPLPKSAAKAKPRSPVLH, from the coding sequence ATCGTGAACAAGCATTCCAACCGCATCGCGCCGGCTAAAGGCCGGCTCGGAGTCCTGCTGCCCGGGATGGGCGCCATCACCAGCACCGTCATCGCCGGCCTTCTGCTGGCCCGCAAAGGCAAGGGCCGCCTCATCGGGTCCCTGACCCAGATGCAGACCATCCGCCTGGGCAAGCGCTACGAGCACCGCGCCCCCCTCATCAAGGATTTCATCCCCCTGGCCCAACTCTCCGACCTGGTCTTCGGCGGCTGGGACCTGTTCCCGGACAACACCTACGAGGCCGCCCTGAAGGCCGGCGTCCTGGACCGCTGGACCATCGACCCCGTGCGCAAGGATATGGAAGCCATCCGTCCCATGACCGCGGTCTGGGACCCCGCCTACCTGAAGAACCTGAAGGCCACCCATTTCAAGAAGGGCCGCTCCAAGTGGGACCTGGCCCAGCAGCTCATGGCCGACATCCAGAAGTTCCAGAAGAGCACCGGGGCGACGCGCCTGGTCATGCTCTGGTGCGGCTCGACCGAGATCCTGCCGGCCCCGTCGCCGGTCCACGAGTCCCTCGCCGCCTTCGAGAAGGGCTTGCGCGAGAGCCATCCGGCCATCCCGCCCTCCATGATCTACGCCTACGCCGCGCTCAAGCTGGGCATCCCCTACGGCAACGGGGCGCCCAACCTCTCCGTGGACGTCCCGGCCATGACGGAGCTCGCCGAGAAGACCGGCACGCCCATCATGGGCAAGGACTTCAAGACCGGGCAGACCCTCATGAAGACCACCATCGCGCCCATGCTCAAGGCCCGGATGCTGGCCTTGCGCGGCTGGTATTCGACGAACATCCTGGGCAACCGCGACGGCGAGGTGCTCGACGACCCGGGCTCCTTCAAGACCAAGGAGAAGAGCAAGATGTCGGTGCTGGACACGATCCTGGAGCCCAAGCTCTACCCGCAGCTCTACGGCAAGTTCCACCACAAGGTGCGCATCGACTATTACCCGCCGCGAGGCGACGCCAAGGAAGGCTGGGACAACATCGACATCGCGGGCTGGCTGGACATGCCCATGCAGATCAAGATCAACTTCCTCTGCCGGGACAGCATACTCGCCGCCCCCATCGTCCTGGACCTGGTCCTGTTCCTGGACTTGGCCAAACGCGCCGGCCTCAAGGGCATCCAGGAGTGGCTGTCCTTCTACTTCAAGTCCCCCCAGTGCCGGCCGGACTTGGACCCCGAGCACGATATCTTCATCCAGCACCTCAAGCTCAAGAATACGCTGCGCCTGCTGATGGATGAGGAGGTCCTCGACCACTCCGGCCTGGACTACTACGACCCGGAAAAGGGCCTGCCCACGCCCGCGCCGGCCGCCAAGCCTCTGCCCAAGAGCGCGGCCAAGGCCAAGCCGCGGTCACCGGTCCTGCACTAG
- the pilQ gene encoding type IV pilus secretin PilQ yields MQTVARRSLAAALALALACPEGLLVRSFAAEASATVEGLSVGYDTVTIKLSAPAQYNGILIAKPPRLVVELLDAEDQVGATEIAGKGRFLKRVRVGQYQRSPKMIARVVMDLNEMAGYRLTQSDHALVVTLVAESAAAQPPAPATPAAQAEVSPKAAAAAAPQAAAPRKPQHPKAPAAVAAAAPVAVEAAAVVPAAAAKPKVLVKDRAEKDSEGESEAKAAPEEEESVAHASGLAKRVRRSDIMSRLPRDLVTLDFDATDIRDVFKLLAAKARVNIIFGSDVAAVLPLTLHLSDVPFNEAVQTILSMSGLVTMQVGDSIVRVLTPAQMAKERSTATTLTKIIPLNYTKASEILPALTAVRSAEGRQGSATADLKTNSLILTESPDGMATEERLIAQLDVRPKQVLIEAKLIEVTLSNSLDYGIQWNYFSADQGKAFGKNGVSTIGAPLGVATGKSTPFDLNSVAGMDSTKIAGANSPLGVGGGTGVNLPASNVLGALTLGRITNNQILNMTLTAAASQGKIKVLSDPKIATLNNQPANINVTTQYPYVTSSIASTAGGAVTSQVTYVSVGIQLTVTPTINADGRITLLVNPTVSQPSATAPTATGGAPGIDSRQAQTTVLIRDGETIVIGGLISDRLEDRISKIPLLGDIPILGWLFRSKHKARTRTELLIFVTPKILAD; encoded by the coding sequence GTGCAGACAGTCGCGAGGCGCTCTTTGGCCGCGGCCTTGGCCCTCGCCCTGGCGTGCCCCGAGGGACTGCTGGTCCGGAGCTTCGCGGCGGAAGCGTCGGCCACCGTAGAGGGCCTCAGCGTCGGCTACGACACGGTGACCATCAAGCTCAGCGCCCCGGCGCAGTACAACGGCATCCTCATCGCCAAGCCCCCGCGCCTGGTCGTGGAGCTCCTCGATGCCGAGGACCAGGTGGGCGCCACGGAGATCGCCGGCAAGGGGCGGTTCCTCAAGCGCGTGCGCGTGGGCCAGTACCAACGCTCCCCGAAGATGATCGCGCGCGTCGTCATGGACCTCAACGAGATGGCCGGCTACCGCCTCACCCAGTCGGATCACGCTCTGGTCGTCACTTTGGTGGCGGAATCCGCCGCGGCGCAGCCGCCGGCGCCGGCGACTCCGGCCGCCCAAGCCGAGGTCTCGCCCAAGGCGGCCGCCGCGGCGGCGCCCCAGGCAGCGGCCCCGCGCAAGCCTCAGCACCCGAAGGCGCCGGCGGCGGTGGCTGCGGCGGCTCCGGTCGCCGTGGAGGCCGCGGCGGTCGTCCCCGCGGCCGCGGCCAAGCCGAAGGTCCTGGTGAAGGACCGGGCTGAGAAGGACTCGGAGGGGGAGTCTGAAGCGAAAGCCGCCCCCGAAGAGGAGGAGTCCGTGGCCCACGCCTCGGGGTTGGCCAAGCGCGTGAGGCGTTCCGACATCATGAGCCGCCTGCCCCGGGATCTGGTGACCTTGGACTTCGACGCCACGGATATCCGGGACGTCTTCAAGCTCCTCGCGGCCAAAGCCCGGGTCAATATCATCTTCGGCAGCGACGTGGCGGCCGTACTGCCCCTGACCCTGCACCTCAGCGACGTGCCCTTCAACGAGGCGGTGCAGACCATCCTGTCCATGAGCGGCCTGGTCACCATGCAGGTGGGCGACAGCATCGTGCGCGTGCTGACCCCGGCGCAGATGGCCAAGGAGCGCAGCACGGCCACCACCCTCACCAAGATCATCCCGCTCAACTACACCAAGGCCTCCGAGATCCTGCCGGCGCTCACCGCCGTGCGCTCGGCCGAAGGCCGCCAGGGCTCGGCCACGGCCGACCTCAAGACCAACTCCCTGATCCTGACCGAGTCCCCGGACGGGATGGCCACCGAGGAGCGGCTCATCGCCCAGCTCGATGTGCGGCCCAAGCAGGTCCTCATCGAGGCCAAGCTCATCGAAGTCACTTTGAGCAACAGCCTGGACTACGGCATCCAATGGAACTATTTCTCCGCCGACCAGGGCAAGGCGTTCGGCAAGAACGGGGTCTCCACCATCGGAGCTCCCCTCGGCGTCGCGACCGGGAAGTCCACTCCGTTCGACCTCAACAGCGTCGCCGGAATGGACTCCACCAAGATCGCCGGCGCCAACAGCCCGTTGGGAGTCGGCGGCGGTACGGGGGTCAACCTCCCCGCGTCCAACGTGCTGGGCGCCTTGACTTTGGGGCGCATCACCAACAACCAGATCCTCAACATGACCTTGACCGCGGCCGCCAGCCAGGGCAAGATCAAGGTCCTCTCCGACCCGAAGATCGCGACCCTCAACAACCAGCCCGCCAACATCAATGTCACGACCCAGTATCCCTACGTGACCTCCAGCATCGCCTCGACCGCGGGCGGCGCCGTCACCTCGCAGGTCACCTACGTCTCCGTGGGCATCCAGCTCACGGTGACGCCGACCATCAACGCCGACGGCCGCATCACGCTCCTGGTCAACCCGACGGTCAGCCAGCCCTCGGCCACGGCCCCGACCGCCACGGGTGGGGCGCCCGGCATCGACTCGCGCCAGGCCCAGACCACGGTGCTCATCCGCGACGGCGAGACCATCGTCATCGGCGGCCTCATCAGCGACCGCCTCGAGGACCGGATCAGCAAGATCCCGCTCCTCGGGG
- a CDS encoding HAD-IA family hydrolase, whose amino-acid sequence MDGILFDYGGTLDSDGTTWIDRFFRITQDLGFDFPRPRFDRAFYDSDDSLPARFALKGLSLEQTLTLQVNGVLAALAPDRATQAPEVVARFIAESRAAFQRNRPVLERLAARYRLGVVSNFYGNLEDILASEGLRGLFSSVVDSGVLGVAKPDPAIFRRALADLGLTPEQALMVGDSVPRDMKGAEGLGMRHILVGDLSRPVCCPKALRVASVADLESVLPKAAGPVPLRAGIIAAGDGERLKSSHPETIKPLVPIRGRPLCHWVVGSLSEAGVQDFTVLFNSRGHRAQESLLASFPSLRWTFLSRDTASSWESFRLVAQSLAETEGSFLISTVDALMPPAGARRFAEAARVSGAPAALALTEFIDDEKPLWADLGPDGRVTALGADARTHRYATCGLYYLTAAVARALPQAQAYGRLREYLQDLVAQSAVAGVVLSKTIDVDRPEDVRQAENFVTAFES is encoded by the coding sequence GTGGACGGCATCCTTTTTGACTACGGCGGGACCCTCGATTCCGACGGGACCACCTGGATCGACCGGTTCTTCCGCATCACCCAGGACCTGGGTTTCGATTTTCCCCGCCCCCGGTTCGACCGCGCGTTCTACGACAGCGACGACAGCCTCCCCGCCCGCTTCGCGCTGAAGGGCCTGTCCCTGGAGCAGACGCTGACCCTCCAAGTCAACGGCGTCCTCGCAGCCTTGGCCCCGGACCGCGCGACGCAGGCGCCTGAGGTCGTGGCCCGCTTCATCGCCGAGTCGCGCGCCGCGTTCCAGCGCAACCGGCCGGTCCTGGAGCGGCTCGCCGCCCGCTACCGTCTGGGCGTCGTCTCCAACTTCTACGGGAACCTCGAAGACATCCTGGCCAGCGAAGGCCTGCGCGGGCTCTTCTCCTCGGTCGTGGATTCCGGGGTCCTAGGCGTCGCCAAGCCGGATCCGGCCATTTTCCGGAGAGCCCTGGCCGACCTGGGCCTCACGCCGGAGCAAGCCCTCATGGTGGGCGATTCAGTGCCCCGGGACATGAAGGGCGCCGAGGGTCTGGGCATGCGCCATATCCTGGTGGGAGATCTCTCCCGGCCGGTCTGCTGCCCCAAGGCGCTGCGAGTGGCCTCCGTCGCGGACCTGGAAAGCGTGCTGCCGAAAGCGGCCGGACCCGTCCCTCTGCGCGCGGGAATCATAGCGGCCGGCGACGGAGAGCGGCTCAAGTCCAGCCACCCCGAGACCATCAAGCCCCTGGTGCCGATACGCGGCCGGCCTCTTTGCCACTGGGTCGTCGGATCTCTGAGCGAGGCTGGCGTTCAGGATTTCACGGTCTTGTTCAATTCTCGAGGCCACCGCGCCCAGGAGAGCCTTTTGGCGTCCTTCCCGTCCTTGCGCTGGACCTTCCTCTCGCGCGACACTGCCTCCTCTTGGGAGAGCTTCCGCCTGGTGGCGCAATCTTTGGCCGAGACCGAGGGCTCATTCCTCATCAGCACGGTCGACGCGCTCATGCCCCCGGCCGGGGCCCGTCGCTTCGCCGAGGCGGCCAGGGTCTCGGGCGCCCCGGCGGCCCTCGCCCTCACCGAATTCATCGACGACGAGAAGCCGCTCTGGGCCGACTTGGGCCCGGACGGCCGGGTCACGGCCTTGGGAGCGGACGCCCGCACTCACCGGTACGCCACCTGCGGCCTCTACTATCTGACCGCGGCCGTGGCGCGGGCGCTGCCGCAGGCGCAGGCCTACGGCAGGCTGCGCGAGTATCTGCAAGACTTGGTCGCCCAAAGCGCGGTGGCGGGAGTCGTCCTGTCCAAAACCATCGACGTGGACCGGCCCGAGGACGTCCGCCAGGCCGAGAATTTCGTCACGGCGTTCGAGAGCTGA
- the pilO gene encoding type 4a pilus biogenesis protein PilO yields the protein MAIKLTKQQQQTLAAGAIGLVAFAYCYVQFFWLPVSKKTKDLQTQIEGLERDIQAAKRQAARLDELDRQLVSLNERKIEAEKRLPKTKSVTDILVTLDSVGAQYKVFLLSFAPGPSKPQQYFTEFRFPVSVRGTFHNIGRFLAALALEQRLYNVYDVKFPEPTEGTGEMRVSFTLVSYQYN from the coding sequence ATGGCCATCAAACTGACGAAGCAGCAGCAGCAGACCCTGGCCGCGGGCGCCATCGGGCTGGTCGCTTTCGCGTACTGCTACGTGCAGTTCTTCTGGCTCCCGGTCTCGAAGAAGACGAAGGATCTCCAGACCCAGATCGAGGGCCTGGAACGCGACATCCAGGCCGCCAAGCGCCAGGCCGCAAGGCTCGACGAGTTGGACCGGCAGTTGGTGAGCCTCAACGAGCGCAAGATCGAGGCCGAGAAGCGCCTGCCCAAGACCAAGTCGGTGACGGATATCCTGGTGACGCTGGACTCCGTGGGAGCCCAATACAAGGTCTTCCTGCTGAGTTTCGCGCCGGGCCCCAGCAAGCCCCAGCAGTACTTCACCGAGTTCCGGTTCCCGGTCTCGGTGCGCGGCACGTTCCACAACATCGGCAGATTCCTGGCAGCCCTGGCGCTGGAGCAGCGCCTTTACAACGTCTACGACGTCAAGTTCCCGGAGCCCACGGAAGGGACGGGCGAGATGCGGGTGAGCTTCACGCTGGTCTCCTACCAGTACAATTAG